A part of Curtobacterium sp. MCLR17_036 genomic DNA contains:
- the moaC gene encoding cyclic pyranopterin monophosphate synthase MoaC — protein MTTDPTELSHVRADGSAHMVDVSAKDVTDRSATATATLVTRPDVVARILDGSLPKGEVIGTARIAAIMAVKKTSDLVPLCHPLPIAGVQVDITGADDRVRIEVAVRTTSRTGVEMEALTGASVAALTVYDMVKAVDRAATITDVRVLEKHGGRSGDWSNR, from the coding sequence ATGACGACCGACCCGACCGAACTCTCCCACGTGCGTGCCGACGGGTCCGCCCACATGGTGGACGTCTCCGCGAAGGACGTCACCGACCGCTCCGCCACCGCGACCGCGACCCTGGTCACCCGTCCCGACGTCGTCGCACGCATCCTCGACGGCTCCCTGCCCAAGGGCGAGGTGATCGGCACCGCCCGCATCGCCGCGATCATGGCCGTCAAGAAGACCTCGGACCTGGTCCCGCTCTGCCACCCGCTGCCGATCGCCGGGGTGCAGGTCGACATCACCGGGGCCGACGACCGCGTGCGCATCGAGGTCGCCGTCCGCACCACCTCGCGCACCGGCGTCGAGATGGAGGCGCTCACGGGCGCGAGCGTCGCCGCCCTGACCGTGTACGACATGGTGAAGGCCGTCGACCGCGCCGCGACGATCACGGACGTCCGGGTGCTCGAGAAGCACGGCGGGCGCTCCGGGGACTGGAGCAACCGATGA
- the glp gene encoding gephyrin-like molybdotransferase Glp: protein MRTIGQHRDDLAALLAPVLAGLGAEQCAVDELAAGSSAGAGWRVLAAPVVSPVPLPPFDNSQMDGFAVRVADAGDTVRVVEPIPAGVVPEPLAPGTAAPIMTGARIPTGADAVFPVEATGPGAFPAALALPQVTVPGDLTAGTFVRTTGSDLATGAELAPAGAVVTPALLGALASAGVPTVSVRRPLRVLVVSTGSELQGADVDAATIGDANGTALRAALAEVGAASRAVRVPDDVPSFVGALDAAVGSWADLVLTTGGISAGAYEVVRQALEPRGLAVTPVAMQPGGPQASGTVVLAGRPVPVVSFPGNPVSALVSFEVFLRPLLAPLVGLPAERPAQRLPAAAAAASPPGKHQVRRGRVADGLVHLVGGPGSHLLAHHAAATHLVHVPVGVDAVEPGDELTVWSLR from the coding sequence GTGCGAACGATCGGTCAGCACCGTGACGACCTGGCGGCGTTGCTCGCGCCGGTCCTGGCGGGACTCGGAGCGGAGCAGTGCGCGGTCGACGAGCTCGCCGCCGGCAGCAGCGCAGGTGCCGGGTGGCGTGTGCTCGCGGCACCCGTCGTGTCGCCCGTGCCGCTGCCACCGTTCGACAACAGCCAGATGGACGGCTTCGCGGTGCGTGTCGCCGACGCCGGTGACACCGTCCGGGTCGTCGAGCCGATCCCGGCCGGCGTGGTGCCCGAGCCGCTCGCGCCCGGCACGGCCGCGCCGATCATGACCGGGGCGCGGATCCCGACCGGCGCCGACGCGGTGTTCCCGGTCGAGGCCACCGGGCCCGGAGCGTTCCCCGCGGCACTCGCCCTGCCGCAGGTGACCGTGCCGGGCGACCTGACCGCCGGCACCTTCGTCCGGACGACCGGCAGCGACCTGGCGACCGGCGCCGAGCTCGCTCCGGCCGGTGCGGTGGTCACACCGGCGCTGCTCGGCGCGCTCGCCTCGGCCGGGGTGCCGACCGTGTCGGTCCGACGGCCGCTGCGGGTGCTCGTCGTGTCGACCGGCTCCGAGCTGCAGGGCGCCGACGTCGACGCGGCGACGATCGGCGACGCGAACGGCACCGCGCTCCGGGCGGCGCTCGCCGAGGTCGGTGCCGCGTCCCGCGCCGTCCGCGTGCCCGACGACGTGCCGTCCTTCGTCGGGGCGCTCGACGCCGCGGTGGGCAGCTGGGCCGACCTCGTGCTCACGACCGGGGGCATCAGCGCCGGCGCCTACGAGGTCGTCCGCCAGGCGCTCGAGCCCCGCGGGCTCGCCGTCACCCCGGTCGCGATGCAGCCGGGCGGGCCGCAGGCGTCCGGCACCGTCGTGCTCGCCGGGCGGCCGGTCCCGGTGGTGTCGTTCCCGGGCAACCCGGTGTCCGCGCTCGTCTCGTTCGAGGTCTTCCTGCGCCCGTTGCTCGCGCCGCTCGTCGGACTGCCGGCCGAGCGGCCCGCCCAGCGCCTGCCCGCCGCCGCTGCCGCCGCGTCGCCGCCCGGCAAGCACCAGGTGCGCCGCGGTCGGGTCGCCGACGGGCTCGTGCACCTCGTCGGCGGGCCGGGCTCGCACCTGCTCGCGCACCACGCCGCCGCCACCCACCTCGTCCACGTCCCGGTGGGGGTCGACGCCGTCGAACCGGGCGACGAACTGACCGTCTGGAGCCTCCGATGA